The DNA window AGAAAGCCGCGCGCGTCCAGGCCTTCGGTCACGCCCGCGTAGCCCGAGTCCTCTTCCACCTCGACGCGCTTGCCGCGAGCGTAGGAGGAGCGCTCCTCGAAGCGGCGGAAGACGGACTGCGCGGCCGCGCCGGCATCCGGCCCGGTGGCCGCGGCCAGCGCCCGGTACTCGCGGTCCAGCGATTTTAGCAGAGCCCCGGCCAGCGCCACCCGCGACCACTCTTGCCCCGTCTCCAGGCGCAGCGAGGTCGCCTGGCCGTGCAGGTCGGCGGGAAACTTCTCCTGGTTCACGTTGATGCCGACGCCCACCACCGCGTAGCGCACGCGCGTGACTTCGGCGTTCATCTCGGTGAGGATGCCGCAGAATTTCTTCTCGGCGAGCAGCAGGTCGTTGGGCCAGCGCAGGTCGGGCTGCAGCCCAGTGACCTCTTGCACCGCGGCGCTGGCCGCCAGGCCCGCCGCCAGCGAGAGCGCCAGCACGTCTGCCGGGGCCACGCCCGGCCGCAGGATGGCGGAGCAGTAGATCCCGGTCGAGGGTTCGGAGTGCCAGGAGTGGCCGCCGCGGCCGTGCCCCGCGCTCTGCTCCTCCGCCAGGAAGACGGTGCCCTCGGGCTCGCCCGCGGCCGCCGCCTGCATGGCGGCGGTGTTGGTGGAGCCGATGCGGAAGTAATGATGAACGCGGCGGAAGATCGTCCCCTTCACCAGCGGCGCCAGCAGCTCGGGCAAGAGCAGGTCGGGGACCTTCTTGAGCTGGTAGCCGGTGGTGGGATGCCCGGCGATCTCCACTCCCAGGGCGCGCAGTTGCTGGATCAGCCGCCACACCGCGGAGCGCGACGCGCCCATCTCCTCGGCGATGCGCGTGCCCGAGACCACCAGCATGGCGTGGTGCTGCAGCACGCGCAGGATGCGCCCCAGGCGCTCGTCGGTGCGCGCCGAAAGATCGAGTG is part of the Terriglobales bacterium genome and encodes:
- a CDS encoding biotin--[acetyl-CoA-carboxylase] ligase, with the protein product MAHNSRIKSSAPSRRGKQAALDLSARTDERLGRILRVLQHHAMLVVSGTRIAEEMGASRSAVWRLIQQLRALGVEIAGHPTTGYQLKKVPDLLLPELLAPLVKGTIFRRVHHYFRIGSTNTAAMQAAAAGEPEGTVFLAEEQSAGHGRGGHSWHSEPSTGIYCSAILRPGVAPADVLALSLAAGLAASAAVQEVTGLQPDLRWPNDLLLAEKKFCGILTEMNAEVTRVRYAVVGVGINVNQEKFPADLHGQATSLRLETGQEWSRVALAGALLKSLDREYRALAAATGPDAGAAAQSVFRRFEERSSYARGKRVEVEEDSGYAGVTEGLDARGFLKVRTAAGLRTVLSGGVRAFKEP